From the genome of Torulaspora globosa chromosome 2, complete sequence, one region includes:
- the HRD3 gene encoding ubiquitin ligase complex subunit HRD3 (ancestral locus Anc_7.339): MRAKKFTLAGIGLLTFSLTSATDPWNQANEMLRQAVKRTDPISYPYPDSGNNDRLKDAALYVPMDYYREDQERHYELFWREEASEWQRTVYSLLAESSDRYDNADATYTLAQLHLWGDYDFPHNKTLAFKYASRFNEMTKWSNSSILFDLGVMYSTGLFGYIPVDTVKSLLCYQVSASLGDIRAKNVLAYKYYSGHNVPRDCNKALLLYKEVADEIRDSFSEEEWNIRFPYIETYNVRIPDFSDGLLGKDLSSMDLTTKRVASARPDITSSFLTQMNGGQIVLKFGSKSSGGAFSTEDDESEDRLVDIYYTAWDDYRGTYTKARDCEASRKLLELTFRAYDADVPYMDNLQKFFYGRCLDLLGHIYFTGEAEGSPNITLAEKYLQRSIEVIEKNSNLRCRSNIDLGLINQYLYNNVTEALRYYKKVSATHSNDGTVEFQLAKLSRKYPEMELGDPFGLMQTAHLLGHCHATYEFATMTEQSMNNRYSCEDSAYLYKKFVEDNEEIMAPQLKTAYGELLRGNAEVALWGYALAAEQGFEPAQVSAAYILYQLPCNLEDPPRTLPERKQMAISYYIRAFKQDNVDAGVVAGDIFYRMGNFSKALSAYHSAALKFSPQAIWNLGYMYEHGLGTEVDFHLAKRYYDQVLEHNSKLYLAVKLSVLKLRLKSWLTWVTNGRLKYGRMEDDDNVDDSDSWFERVIKSFKKAGRENSGIPTGTDAQSNGRGVPAQRQRQNQQQQEQQPQQPDREQAQEHVTLWDRLENLGLQPEDLMTIAFVLFIFLFSLIIRTLAARRGWNVRNNNGMRIQINGQRPRGNFDIQVFAI; the protein is encoded by the coding sequence ATGAGAGCTAAGAAATTCACGCTAGCTGGAATTGGATTGCTCACCTTTTCCCTGACTAGCGCAACCGATCCATGGAATCAGGCTAATGAAATGTTACGGCAGGCCGTCAAGAGGACTGATCCCATATCGTATCCATATCCAGATAGTGGAAATAATGACAGACTGAAAGATGCAGCTCTCTACGTACCCATGGATTATTACCGAGAAGATCAGGAACGACATTACGAGTTATTTTGGAGGGAGGAGGCATCAGAGTGGCAGAGAACCGTGTACAGCCTATTGGCAGAATCTAGCGATCGATATGATAATGCTGATGCCACATACACGTTGGCGCAGTTGCATTTATGGGGAGATTATGATTTCCCACATAACAAGACATTGGCTTTTAAGTATGCATCCCGGTTCAACGAAATGACAAAATGGAGCAACAGCTCCATCCTGTTTGATCTAGGGGTCATGTACTCCACCGGGCTCTTTGGATACATCCCTGTAGACACTGTGAAATCACTATTGTGCTACCAAGTGTCTGCATCTTTAGGCGACATCAGAGCTAAGAATGTACTCGCATACAAGTACTATTCTGGTCACAACGTTCCTCGGGATTGCAACAAAGCTCTGCTCCTATATAAGGAGGTTGCAGATGAAATTCGTGATTCGTTCTCAGAGGAGGAATGGAACATTCGTTTTCCTTACATCGAGACTTATAATGTCCGAATCCCAGACTTTTCTGATGGTCTTTTGGGAAAAGATTTGAGCTCCATGGACTTGACTACTAAGCGGGTAGCGTCTGCAAGACCAGATATAACGTCCTCGTTTCTAACCCAGATGAATGGTGGCCAAATTGTACTAAAATTTGGTTCGAAATCAAGTGGTGGTGCCTTCTCCACAGAAGATGACGAGAGCGAGGACCGGCTTGTCGATATCTATTACACCGCCTGGGACGACTACAGAGGCACTTACACGAAGGCAAGAGATTGTGAGGCGtcaagaaagctgctggagTTGACGTTTAGAGCATATGATGCAGACGTACCGTACATGGACAATCTACAGAAATTCTTTTATGGTCGTTGCTTAGATTTACTGGGTCACATTTATTTCACAGGCGAGGCAGAAGGGTCGCCTAACATTACTCTGGCTGAAAAGTACTTGCAAAGATCCATCGAGGTGATTGAGAAGAATAGCAACCTGAGATGCCGTTCAAACATCGATTTAGGGCTGATTAATCAGTACCTATACAACAACGTTACCGAAGCCTTGCGGTATTACAAAAAAGTAAGTGCCACTCATAGCAACGATGGAACTGTTGAGTTTCAGCTAGCTAAACTCAGCCGGAAATATCCCGAGATGGAGTTGGGGGATCCCTTTGGATTGATGCAGACTGCCCATTTGCTGGGTCATTGCCACGCGACTTATGAATTTGCCACAATGACGGAGCAGAGTATGAACAACCGCTACAGCTGCGAAGATTCTGCATACCTTTACAAGAAGTTCGTGGAAGataatgaagaaataaTGGCTCCACAACTGAAAACCGCCTATGGAGAATTATTAAGAGGCAATGCCGAGGTTGCTCTCTGGGGTTACGCTCTAGCGGCAGAGCAAGGTTTTGAGCCGGCGCAGGTTTCAGCTGCCTACATCTTATACCAGCTTCCATGCAATTTGGAAGACCCACCAAGAACTTTACCCGAAAGAAAACAAATGGCGATTTCTTACTACATTCGCGCTTTCAAACAGGACAATGTTGATGCTGGTGTGGTCGCTGGCGATATCTTCTATCGCATGGGCAACTTCTCTAAGGCATTGAGCGCATATCACAGTGCCGCCCTAAAGTTTTCGCCCCAGGCAATATGGAATCTTGGATACATGTACGAGCACGGCCTGGGCACCGAAGTTGACTTCCATCTCGCCAAGAGATACTACGACCAGGTCCTCGAACACAACTCAAAACTTTATCTCGCCGTAAAGCTGAGTGTTCTAAAGTTGAGGCTCAAATCATGGCTCACCTGGGTCACCAACGGTCGGCTAAAGTATGGTAGAATGGAGGACGACGACAATGTTGATGACTCAGATTCATGGTTCGAAAGGGTgatcaagagcttcaagaaagccGGTAGAGAAAATTCCGGCATACCAACTGGTACCGATGCTCAGAGTAACGGTCGAGGTGTCCCTGCTCAACGACAGAGGCAAAAccaacaacaacaagaGCAGCAACCACAGCAGCCGGATAGGGAGCAAGCACAAGAACATGTCACTCTTTGGGACAGATTAGAGAATTTGGGTCTTCAACCAGAAGATTTAATGACCATTGCCTTCGTTTTAttcattttcctcttcagttTGATCATCCGAACCTTGGCCGCCCGAAGAGGTTGGAACGTCCGCAACAACAATGGTATGAGGATACAGATCAATGGCCAGCGACCTAGAGGAAACTTCGACATCCAAGTATTCGCAATATAA
- the PNP1 gene encoding purine-nucleoside phosphorylase (ancestral locus Anc_7.337) — protein sequence MSSFDIDKEREQIHITTDYLRRRIKEYFKDYKTFAPRVLIICGSGLGGIANRLETSDLEPLVITYGEIPGFKKSTVAGHTGTLIFGFMKGTPVVLMNGRLHSYEGHTLHEATFPIRVLNHMGDVKTLIATNAAGGINADFKPCDLMCIYDHINFPGLAGLHPLKGPNYDEVGPRFLPMSDTYDLGLRKLLFQKKEELKIDRPLHEGTYMFVSGPTFETRAESRMIRCLGGDAVGMSTVPEVIIARHSGWKVLALSLITNNCVIDKPPSVHEEAPKPMDDGIASHEEVLENSKKVSLDVQLLVEHVVGEL from the coding sequence ATGAGTAGCTTTGATATCGATAAGGAGCGTGAGCAGATTCATATAACTACTGATTACCTCAGACGCAGGATTAAGGAGTATTTCAAAGATTATAAGACGTTTGCGCCCCGGGTGCTAATTATATGTGGTTCAGGACTTGGTGGGATCGCCAACAGATTAGAAACCTCAGATCTGGAGCCATTGGTAATCACATATGGTGAAATTCCTGGTTTTAAGAAGAGTACTGTCGCTGGACATACAGGTACTTTGATCTTTGGCTTTATGAAAGGGACTCCTGTGGTTTTGATGAACGGTCGTCTCCACAGTTACGAGGGCCATACATTGCATGAGGCCACTTTCCCAATAAGAGTATTGAACCACATGGGAGATGTCAAGACTTTGATAGCGACCAATGCTGCGGGTGGAATAAATGCCGATTTCAAGCCCTGTGATCTCATGTGCATCTACGATCATATCAATTTCCCGGGTTTAGCTGGTCTTCATCCTCTAAAAGGCCCAAATTATGATGAAGTTGGTCCTCGTTTCCTACCGATGAGCGATACTTATGATCTAGGTTTGAGGAAGCTCTTGTTCcagaagaaggaggagctgaagattGACAGACCTCTCCATGAAGGAACTTACATGTTCGTTTCGGGTCCTACATTTGAAACCAGGGCAGAGAGCCGTATGATCCGGTGCTTGGGAGGAGACGCTGTTGGTATGAGTACTGTTCCGGAGGTTATCATTGCCAGACACAGTGGCTGGAAGGTTCTAGCGCTCAGCTTAATAACGAACAACTGCGTTATAGACAAACCCCCAAGTGTCCACGAAGAAGCACCCAAACCTATGGATGATGGTATTGCTTCGcatgaagaagttctggaAAATAGTAAGAAGGTATCTTTAGATGTTCAACTCTTGGTCGAGCATGTTGTTGGCGAACTATAA
- the DHH1 gene encoding DExD/H-box ATP-dependent RNA helicase DHH1 (ancestral locus Anc_7.336), which yields MSEDQSWKSQLNIPKKDTRPQTEDVLNTKGNTFEDFYLKRELLMGIFEAGFEKPSPIQEEAIPVAIAGRDVLARAKNGTGKTAAFVIPALERVKPKLNKIQALIMVPTRELALQTSQVVRTLGKHCGVSCMVTTGGTNLKDDILRLNETVHILVGTPGRVLDLASRKLADLSECSLFIMDEADKMLSRDFKTIIEQILIFLPQSYQSLLFSATFPLTVKEFMVKHLNKPYEINLMEELTLKGITQYYAFVEERQKLHCLNTLFSKLQINQAIIFCNSTNRVELLAKKITDLGYSCYYSHARMKQQERNRVFHEFRQGKVRTLVCSDLLTRGIDIQAVNVVINFDFPKTAETYLHRIGRSGRFGHLGLAINLINWNDRFNLYKIEQELGTEIAAIPATIDKSLYVAEDTSAVPVPFPIQQQQTVQLSQPQQYVPPQQQNHQIHPQVHPLQTMSQPQRGISPQDIPPPQMQGHFAAQPQY from the coding sequence ATGAGCGAAGATCAATCCTGGAAATCACAATTAAATATCCCAAAGAAGGATACGAGGCCCCAAACTGAAGATGTTTTGAACACTAAAGGTAAcacttttgaagatttctaTCTGAAAAGAGAACTGTTAATGGGTATATTTGAAGCTGGTTTTGAAAAACCCTCGCcaattcaagaagaagctatTCCGGTGGCGATAGCCGGGAGAGATGTTCTCGCAAGGGCTAAGAACGGTACTGGTAAGACTGCAGCTTTTGTTATTCCAGCTTTAGAGAGAGTTAAGCCTAAATTGAATAAGATACAGGCATTGATTATGGTTCCCACCAGAGAGTTAGCGTTACAAACTTCGCAGGTGGTGCGTACTTTGGGTAAGCATTGTGGTGTTTCATGTATGGTGACCACAGGTGGTACCAACTTGAAGGATGAtattttgagattgaaCGAGACAGTGCATATTTTGGTAGGTACTCCAGGAAGAGTACTAGATTTGGCTTCCAGAAAATTAGCCGATTTGAGCGAATGTTCCTTGTTCATTATGGACGAAGCCGATAAGATGCTTTCCCGCGATTTCAAGACCATCATTGAACAGATCTTAATCTTTCTACCTCAATCATACCAATCACTGCTTTTCAGTGCTACTTTCCCTCTAACAGTTAAGGAGTTCATGGTCAAGCACTTAAACAAACCGTATGAGATTAATTTAATGGAAGAGTTGACATTGAAGGGTATCACTCAATACTACGCATTTGTCGAGGAGAGGCAAAAGCTTCACTGTCTCAATACTCtgttttcaaagctgcAAATCAATCAAGCTATCATCTTTTGCAATTCTACTAATCGTGTTGAACTACTGGCCAAGAAAATCACCGACTTAGGTTATTCATGTTACTATTCGCATGCAAGAATGAAACAGCAGGAGAGGAATAGGGTTTTCCACGAGTTTCGCCAAGGCAAGGTTCGTACTTTGGTTTGCTCAGATCTGTTGACTCGAGGTATTGACATTCAGGCAGTGAATGTAGTGATAAACTTCGATTTCCCTAAAACTGCGGAAACCTATCTTCACAGAATTGGTAGATCCGGGAGATTTGGTCATCTTGGATTAGCCATCAACCTAATCAATTGGAATGATCGCTTCAACCTCTACAAAATTGAGCAAGAATTGGGCACCGAAATTGCAGCAATCCCAGCAACTATTGATAAGTCCTTGTACGTTGCAGAAGATACCTCTGCTGTTCCCGTTCCATTCCCCATtcaacaacagcagacAGTACAGCTTTCCCAACCTCAACAATACGTGCCACCACAGCAACAAAATCACCAAATTCACCCCCAAGTTCATCCGCTTCAGACAATGTCTCAACCTCAGCGTGGCATATCTCCTCAAGATATACCTCCACCTCAAATGCAAGGACACTTCGCCGCGCAGCCTCAGTACTGA
- the SEC13 gene encoding GTPase-activating protein SEC13 (ancestral locus Anc_7.338), which translates to MPTIANAHNDLIHDAVLDYYGKRLATCSSDKTIKIFEVDGENHKLVETLVGHEGPVWRVDWAHPKFGTILASCSYDGKVLIWKEENGRWAQIAVHAVHSASVNSVQWAPHEYGALLLAASSDGKVSVVEFKDNGTIAPLVIDAHAIGVNSGSWAPSIIQEGPGAQQIRRFVTGGADNLVKVWKYNQEAHTFVLEESLEGHSDWVRDVAWSPSILLRSYIASVSQDRTCIIWSQEHTGGPWKKTLLQQNKFPDVLWRASWSLSGNILALSGGDNKITLWKEDLQGKWEPAGEVQE; encoded by the coding sequence ATGCCGACTATAGCGAATGCTCACAATGACCTGATTCACGATGCAGTGTTGGATTACTATGGCAAGCGTTTAGCGACTTGCTCTTCTGACAAAACAatcaagatcttcgaagTCGATGGAGAAAACCATAAGCTAGTTGAAACTTTAGTTGGTCACGAAGGCCCAGTTTGGCGTGTTGACTGGGCGCATCCCAAATTTGGCACGATTCTAGCTTCTTGTTCCTATGACGGGAAAGTTTTGATTTGGAAGGAAGAGAATGGGAGATGGGCGCAAATTGCGGTACATGCAGTACATTCTGCCTCTGTTAACTCAGTTCAATGGGCTCCTCATGAATATGGCGCCTTGCTGTTGGCAGCCTCGTCCGATGGTAAAGTTTCTGTAGTCGAGTTCAAGGACAATGGCACCATAGCTCCGCTAGTTATAGACGCACATGCCATCGGTGTCAACTCTGGCAGTTGGGCTCCTTCTATCATCCAGGAGGGTCCGGGCGCCCAGCAGATCCGTCGATTCGTCACTGGTGGTGCGGACAACCTGGTTAAAGTCTGGAAATATAATCAAGAAGCACACACATTTGTGCTGGAGGAGAGTCTGGAAGGTCACTCCGATTGGGTAAGAGACGTTGCTTGGTCCCCATCTATCCTTCTGCGCTCATATATAGCATCAGTGTCCCAGGATCGCACATGCATCATTTGGTCACAGGAGCACACCGGTGGTCCATGGAAGAAAACCCTGCTTCAGCAAAATAAGTTCCCGGATGTCTTGTGGAGAGCCAGCTGGTCATTGTCTGGAAACATCCTTGCGCTATCTGGCGGTGACAACAAAATAACATTGTGGAAGGAAGACCTTCAAGGTAAATGGGAGCCAGCAGGCGAGGTACAAGAATGA
- the CLB3 gene encoding B-type cyclin CLB3 (ancestral locus Anc_7.332), producing the protein MHRTSHSMSSAVGFEESNRSNAVVDENYDAVANLAEKPGRETGFQQHRVALSDVTSQVSNKAYSGFTNNSRKTNVDSAMTKRFKMMRNENYYTDQEFNVGNGEKAQPMRRAESCPADDSLEEGEAEGEADENDDEMRQPLYPIFDSKSQKRLDLAYKECHRSTPDPTDDDTYDVVMVIELSTDIFKYMRELEIKFRPNPNYMDSQPELKWSYRSTLIDWIVQVHSRFQLLPETLYLTVNIIDRFLSKKAVTLNRFQLVGAAALFIAAKYEEINCPTLKDIIYMLDNAYSREDIIKAERFMIDTLDFEIGWPGPMSFLRRISKADDYEYDIRTLAKYLLETTVMDPKLAAAPPSWLAAGAYFLSKVILGSNDWTNKHIYYSGYTQEQIFPLATVILENCRYADTRHQAICKKYSERRQHRSAQVVAKWISLAEKKVDTA; encoded by the coding sequence ATGCATCGAACTTCACATTCGATGAGCTCTGCGGTGGGTTTTGAGGAATCGAACCGAAGCAATGCTGTAGTAGATGAGAATTATGATGCAGTCGCTAATTTGGCAGAAAAGCCTGGACGAGAGACTGGCTTTCAACAGCACAGGGTAGCATTGAGCGATGTCACATCCCAAGTATCAAATAAAGCGTATTCAGGGTTCACCAATAATTCGAGAAAAACGAACGTTGATAGCGCCATGACCAAACGATTCAAAATGATGAGGAATGAGAACTATTACACGGATCAAGAGTTCAATGTCGGTAATGGCGAAAAGGCGCAGCCAATGCGACGGGCTGAAAGTTGTCCAGCGGACGATTCGCtagaagaaggagaagcagaggGAGAAGCGGATGAAAATGACGACGAAATGAGGCAGCCGTTATATCCAATCTTTGATTCCAAATCGCAGAAACGTTTAGACCTCGCTTATAAAGAATGTCATCGAAGCACACCAGATCCAACGGATGATGATACATATGACGTTGTCATGGTAATAGAACTGAGCACAGATATTTTCAAATACATGAGAGAGCTGGAGATCAAATTTAGGCCGAATCCGAATTATATGGACTCGCAACCAGAATTGAAGTGGTCCTACCGCAGCACTCTTATAGATTGGATTGTACAGGTACATTCCAGATTCCAACTTCTCCCAGAGACGCTTTATCTCACTGTAAACATTATCGACAGATTTCTATCCAAGAAAGCAGTAACGTTGAACAGGTTTCAACTGGTTGGCGCCGCCGCGTTATTCATCGCGGCGAAATACGAGGAGATAAACTGTCCTACTCTAAAAGACATTATCTACATGTTAGACAACGCCTATTCGCGAGAGGATATCATTAAGGCAGAAAGGTTCATGATCGACACACTGGATTTTGAGATTGGCTGGCCCGGCCCAATGTCgttcttgagaagaataAGCAAAGCTGATGATTATGAGTACGATATAAGAACACTGGCCAAGTATCTCCTGGAAACAACTGTGATGGATCCCAAACTAGCCGCAGCGCCTCCAAGTTGGCTGGCCGCAGGAGCCTATTTCCTGAGTAAAGTCATTTTGGGTTCAAATGACTGGACAAACAAGCACATTTACTACTCAGGGTATACACAGGAGCAGATCTTCCCTCTGGCGACTGTTATATTGGAGAATTGCAGATATGCAGACACCCGTCATCAGGCAATATGCAAGAAATACTCGGAACGTCGCCAGCATAGATCTGCTCAAGTGGTTGCTAAGTGGATCTCTCTGGCTGAGAAAAAAGTGGATACGGCATAG
- the STE7 gene encoding mitogen-activated protein kinase kinase STE7 (ancestral locus Anc_7.335), with translation MSFGAPTLFQGKSLQKRNLKQLSIPVVPEGNKSSESVNSVSGLSPTVASMKLSLPKADAGNLHLRRGFKKGLNLDGQSIPEPVFPVKNHPSNENLATAPQSFVVSSPTNSSPSTSTSLTQVFTPLEDDDCVKPLGENDPPQGSFIRSNDQMSINSTIQLQDLVQLGKIGSGNSGTVVKALHVPDSKIVAKKVIAVENNNQLVVNQLIRELTIMKSVHPHENIVSFYGATYTHSGNNEIVILMEYMNCGSLDKILSVYKRFCGRNATARGERWFNELVVSKISYAVLNGLSYLYEKYKIIHRDIKPSNVLINSKGQVKICDFGVSKKLINSIADTFVGTSTYMSPERIQGNVYSTKGDVWSLGLMIIELVTGEFPLGGHNDTPNGILDLLQRIVNEPSPRLSSDHFSREMVNFVNTCCIKDESQRSSISELLCHNFITIYKPKEKEFRHWCKKVKFYLKEDKQIRREDNERAKLEKKQLERAAEAAATARR, from the coding sequence ATGAGTTTTGGAGCGCCCACTTTGTTTCAAGGGAAGTCACTGCAGAAGCGAAATCTTAAACAGTTGAGTATACCAGTTGTTCCAGAAGGCAATAAGAGCAGTGAAAGTGTAAACTCAGTGTCTGGTCTGAGTCCAACCGTGGCTTCTATGAAGTTGAGTCTACCGAAGGCTGACGCCGGAAACCTTCATCTCCGAAGaggcttcaagaaaggcttAAACTTGGATGGACAGTCCATACCGGAGCCTGTGTTCCCCGTGAAGAATCATCCTAGTAATGAGAACCTCGCTACAGCTCCGCAGTCGTTTGTGGTTAGCAGCCCAACAAACTCATCTCCTTCAACCTCAACCAGCTTGACCCAAGTGTTTACTCCTTTGGAAGACGACGATTGCGTGAAGCCACTTGGAGAGAATGATCCACCTCAGGGCTCCTTTATAAGGAGTAATGACCAAATGTCCATCAACAGTACTATTCAGCTGCAAGATCTGGTCCAGCTGGGCAAGATAGGTTCTGGAAATTCGGGTACGGTTGTCAAAGCACTTCATGTTCCAGATTCCAAGATCGTCGCTAAAAAAGTTATCGCTGTGGAGAATAACAATCAACTGGTGGTGAACCAGCTTATCAGGGAGCTGACCATTATGAAAAGCGTTCATCCACATGAAAATATTGTTTCGTTTTACGGGGCAACTTATACACATTCAGGCAATAACGAGATTGTCATTTTGATGGAATACATGAATTGTGGATCTTTAGACAAGATCCTTTCGGTATACAAGCGATTCTGTGGTAGAAACGCAACTGCTAGAGGAGAGCGATGGTTCAACGAATTGGTCGTGTCCAAGATTTCGTATGCAGTACTGAACGGCCTATCGTACTTGTACGAGAAGTACAAGATCATCCATCGTGACATCAAGCCGTCGAATGTCTTGATCAATAGCAAGGGTCAAGTTAAAATATGCGATTTTGGTGTGTCCAAGAAACTGATCAACTCTATTGCCGATACATTTGTGGGAACATCCACGTATATGTCACCGGAGCGAATACAGGGAAATGTCTACTCAACCAAGGGGGATGTCTGGTCGCTTGGACTCATGATCATCGAGTTGGTTACAGGCGAATTTCCGTTAGGTGGACATAATGATACGCCCAACGGAATACTGGACCTGCTGCAGAGGATTGTCAATGAACCTTCTCCGAGGTTGTCATCAGATCACTTCTCAAGGGAAATGGTAAATTTCGTCAATACCTGTTGCATCAAAGACGAGTCCCAGAGATCATCCATTAGCGAGTTGCTATGCCACAATTTCATCACTATTTATAAGCCAAAGGAGAAGGAATTCAGGCATTGGTGTAAGAAGGTCAAATTTTATCTAAAAGAAGATAAACAGATTAGACGTGAAGATAATGAAAGGGCCAAACTGGAGAAAAAGCAATTGGAgagagcagctgaagctgCCGCCActgcaagaagatga
- the DMO2 gene encoding Dmo2p (ancestral locus Anc_7.334), whose translation MSSNIVSVFNPPPERSLSDEETMDCVPCQVMATMFSIGFGSYLASGQPFKYTDKERQRGITLKQFESRNPKWWRNGLRGFGGALVVFGLFRGTEGWLWNKNKEYKKF comes from the coding sequence ATGTCGAGCAACATAGTATCAGTATTTAATCCGCCACCTGAGAGATCAttgagcgatgaagaaaccatGGATTGTGTGCCTTGCCAAGTGATGGCAACGATGTTTTCTATAGGCTTCGGTAGTTACTTAGCGAGTGGTCAGCCGTTCAAATACACTGATAAAGAACGACAGAGAGGCATTACGTTGAAACAATTCGAAAGTCGAAATCCAAAGTGGTGGAGGAACGGATTGCGTGGATTTGGTGGTGCTTTGGTTGTATTTGGGCTCTTCAGAGGAACAGAAGGCTGGCTGTGGAACAAGAATAAAGAATACAAGAAATTCTAA
- the CMR1 gene encoding Cmr1p (ancestral locus Anc_7.333) has protein sequence MGELSEFQKKRLENIKRNNELLRKLNLVGTAGRIKREAGVDEDHHRQKRKASRHAADRKSVSPKPTRVPTRRSSRLRGQPADGESVPNVSDNYLMKMGRSSSPDQELVDQMKETKVIGDVKLSDLLKGENEDDLVEKFRLFADKNFSSGDFFKEIREHQGKEKPHLRQLRQEFDLELYDVFQPNEIKLTHDRISAMYFHPTVDRKLILGGDTTGNIGLWSVRDQPLEENGADDLAEPEITRVQLFSKNVGRIDCFPSDTSKILASSYDGFVRSIDLKTLKSDQLLALTNEYNEPLGVSDCQFSYEDMNVLFLSTLTGEFTTTDLREKPSKWNLIRLSDKKIGSFNINPQRPHEIATGSLDRSLRIWDIRKLVKKPKWSQYRDFPSFEIVSTYDSRLSVSAVSYSPTDETLVCNGYDDTINLFDVRKEQLSESLKPRLTLKHNCQSGRWTSILKARFKQDKDVFAIANMKRAIDIYDSQGEQLAHLPTATVPAVLAWHPLRNWIVGGNSSGKAFLFTDEGRVKEE, from the coding sequence ATGGGAGAACTATCTGaattccagaagaaaaggctGGAGAATATTAAGAGGAACAATGAGCTCCTGAGGAAACTGAACCTGGTTGGTACTGCTGGTAGAATTAAAAGAGAAGCTGGTGTGGACGAAGATCATCACCGTCAAAAAAGGAAGGCAAGTCGCCATGCTGCAGATAGGAAAAGTGTATCACCTAAGCCAACGAGAGTTCCAACTCGTCGTTCCAGTAGGCTGAGAGGGCAGCCGGCGGATGGAGAAAGCGTCCCGAATGTCAGTGACAACTATCTCATGAAGATGGGGAGGAGTAGCTCACCAGATCAAGAACTGGTAGATCAAATGAAGGAGACGAAGGTTATAGGAGATGTGAAATTGAGCGACCTTTTGAAGGGCGAGAACGAAGATGACCTCGTTGAGAAGTTTAGATTATTCGCAGACAAGAATTTCTCTTCGGGagacttcttcaaagagattcGTGAACACCAGGGAAAGGAGAAGCCTCATCTACGGCAGCTTCGGCAGgaatttgatcttgagCTGTACGATGTGTTTCAACCGAACGAGATCAAGCTAACCCATGATCGAATCAGTGCGATGTACTTCCATCCAACGGTTGATAGGAAATTGATTTTAGGCGGTGACACTACTGGAAACATAGGTCTGTGGAGTGTCCGTGACCAGCCATTAGAGGAAAACGGCGCTGATGACTTGGCCGAACCTGAGATCACTAGGGTCCAGCTGTTCTCAAAGAATGTTGGGCGTATAGATTGCTTTCCCAGCGATACTTCAAAAATCTTGGCATCATCGTATGATGGCTTTGTTCGATCGATCGActtgaaaactttgaaaagcGATCAGCTGCTAGCGCTAACTAATGAATACAACGAGCCTCTGGGAGTAAGCGACTGCCAGTTTAGCTATGAGGACATGAATGTTCTTTTCCTGTCGACTCTCACTGGTGAGTTCACGACAACGGACCTGAGAGAGAAGCCTTCAAAATGGAATCTTATCAGGCTCTCCGATAAGAAAATCGGCTCATTCAATATCAATCCTCAGCGCCCTCACGAGATTGCAACAGGATCTCTTGACAGATCATTACGAATCTGGGACATCCGAAAGCTAGTCAAGAAACCAAAATGGTCTCAGTACAGGGACTTTCCAAGTTTCGAGATTGTATCTACCTACGACTCCCGATTAAGTGTCTCTGCTGTCTCATACTCTCCAACTGACGAGACACTGGTGTGCAATGGCTACGATGATACtatcaatctctttgacgTCCGCAAAGAGCAGCTCTCGGAGTCCCTGAAACCCAGACTGACTTTGAAGCACAATTGCCAAAGCGGAAGGTGGACAAGTATCCTAAAGGCAAGATTCAAGCAGGACAAGGACGTTTTTGCAATCGCCAACATGAAAAGGGCTATTGATATCTACGATAGCCAGGGTGAACAACTCGCTCATTTGCCTACAGCGACAGTGCCGGCGGTGCTCGCCTGGCATCCTCTACGTAACTGGATCGTCGGGGGCAATTCCAGTGGGAAGGCCTTCTTATTCACAGACGAAGGCAGAGTCAAGGAAGAATAG